Genomic segment of Tomitella fengzijianii:
CGTGCCCGTGCCGGTGTATTCGCTGGCCTCGTTCCACGAGTACGTCGAGCTGGGGCTCGATGTGCAGGAATCGGACGTGTTCTGGAACGCGGCGGATCCGGGCTGGGCCTACGGCCTCTACTACGGGATCCTCGGGCCGCTGGCCGTCGGGCGCCGCAGCCTGCTGCTGTCGTCGGGGTTCTCCCCGGAGCTGAGCGCCCGGGTGATCGAACACTTCGGCGTCACCAACTTCGCGGCCGCGCCCACCGTCTACCGGACCATGCGCGCCAAGTCCGACGTGCTGCCCGCAAGCCTGCCGCTGCGCCGCGCATCGTCCGCCGGCGAGCCGCTCACCCCCGAGGTCATCGAGTGGGCCCGGCAGATCTTCGGCATCCCGGTGCGCGACCACTACGGGCAGACCGAGCACGGAATGATGATCATCAACGGCTGGCACGAGTCGATCCGGCGCCCGCTGCGCGAAGGGTCCATGGGCCACGCGCTCCCCGGGTGGACCGGTGCCGTCCTCGCCGAGGACTCCACCGACGTGCTGCCCGCCGGCGAGGTGGGCCGCGTCGCCATCGACGTGCCCGCGAGCCCGCTGATGTGGTTCCGCAGCTACCACGACGCCCCGGAGAAGACGGCCGAACGCTTCGCCGACGACGGCCGCTGGTACCTCACCGGCGACGCCGGCCGCACCGACGACGAGGGCTACTTCTACTTCTCCTCGCGCGACGACGACGTCATCCTCATGGCCGGCTACCGCATCGGGCCTTTCGACGTGGAGAGCGTGCTGTCCACGCACCCCGCCGTCGCCGAGTCCGCGGTGATCGGGGTCCCGGACGAGCTGCGCGGCGAGGTCCTCGAGGCCTACGTGGTGCTCCGCGCCGGCGTCACCGGCGGCGAGGAGCTCACCGGCGAGCTGCAGGCGCACGTCAAGACGGGGTTCGCCGCGCACGCGTACCCGCGCGTCATCCACTTCGTCGACGAACTGCCGAAGACGCCGAGCGGCAAGATCCAGCGGTTCCTGCTGCGCAAGCAGCGCGCCACCGAGGTGCGCGGCGACTGACCGCATCCGGCATCGACGGCGCGTCCCGCCGATCATGCTTACGCTGGCGAACATGAGCATTCCCGCGATCGCACTCAATTCCGGAACGTCGATCCCGCAGCTGGGTCTGGGCGTCTGGCAGGCGTCCGACGAGGAGACCGAGCGCGCCGTCGGGGCGGCCCTGGACGCCGGGTACCGGCACATCGACACCGCGGCCGCCTACGGCAACGAAGCAGCAGTGGGCCGTGGGCTCGCCGCGTCGTCGGTGCCGCGCGAGGACGTCTTCGTCACCACTAAGCTGTGGAACGCCGACCACGGGCACGACCAGGCCCTCGCCGCCGTGGACGCGAGCCTGCAGCGCCTGGGCGTCGACTACGTGGACCTGTACCTGATCCACTGGCCGCTGCAGGACCGCGACCGGCTGCTGCGCACCTGGGACGCGATGGAGGAGATCGCCGAGTCGGGCCGCGCCAAAGCCGTCGGCGTGTGCAACTTCGAGCCGCACCACCTGCAGCTGCTCGTCGACCGCGGCGGCATGCTCCCCGCCGTCGACCAGGTGGAGCTCAACCCGCACCTGACGCAGAAGGATATCCGCGCCGAGGCGGCGAAACTCGGCATCGCCGTCGAATCCTGGAGTCCCCTGGGGGGCACCTCCCGCTCCGGGTGGGGGCCCGAATCCAAGCCGAACACCCTGCTCGGCGACGACACCATCGGCGCCATCGCGCAGGAGCACGGCGTCACCCCCGCGCAGGTGCTCATCCGCTGGCACCTGGACAACGGGCTGATAGTCATCCCCAAATCCGTGCACCCGGAGCGCATCGCCCAGAACTTCGACGTTTTCGGCTTCGCGCTCACCGCCGACGACATGACGCGGATCGCCGCACTCGACGACGGCACCCGGCTGGGCCTGCACCCGGACGAGATGAACCTCGGCGCCCCCTGAGCCCGTGCGGGTGGCGAGTCGGGCGCGGGGCCGGGCCGCGCGTCGCTTAGGATGCGTCGAGTGACTCAGCTCGACCCGGATGTCGAACGGGCGAAGACGGCCGGCGCGACCACGCCGGTCCCCGCAGCGCGCGGCGCCGTCCCCGACGGCACAGCGCCCGATGACGCTGGCGCTGCCGTCGCGCGCGACCCCGACGCCGTCGCGCCGGACTCCGAACGACAGCGCAAACTGGTCCGCATCCGCCGCAGCTGCTACGCCGCGTGGGCCGTGGTCGTGGTGCTGTGGCTGACGTTCTTCGGGTTCCCCTTCGACCGCAACCGCCTGCTGATCCTCATCTGCCTGGGGCTGCTCACCGTCAGCATCGGCCGCCGGCCGCTGCTGGGCGTCATCCGCGACTGGCTGCCGTTCGCACTGCTGCTGGCCGCCTACGACCTCAGCCGGTACCTGGCCATCATCATCGGGCTGCCCACCCACTGGCACCTGGCCGTGGACGTGGACAAGTGGATGTTCGGCGGCACCGTGCCCACCGTGTGGCTGCAAGAACAGCTCAAGACTGCGGACATCCCCTGGTGGGAGATCATCACCAGCACCGTCTACATGTCGTTCTTCCTCATCCCGTACGTGGTGGCCGCGTTCCTGTGGGTGCGCGACAGGGTGTCGTGGCGCAAGTACGTCATCCGGTTCGTCGCGATCTCCTTCGCGGCGCTGATCGGCTACATCTTCGTGCCCGCCGCACCGCCATGGGCCGCGGCGCGGTGCACCGCCGAGCAGGTTGTGGACGGCCCGTCAAACCCGGACTGCATGTTCAGCGACCCGGCCGACACCCCCGACGGCGGGCTGCTTGGCCCCATGACCACGCACCAGCCCGGGGCCGACCCGCACGTCGAGCGCATCTCCACGCGCGGCTGGGACGCCACCCACCTGATGGCCGCCCGCAAGGTGGTCGAATCCGGGCAGAAGAACTCCAACATGGTGGCGGCGATCCCCTCGCTGCACGCGGGCCTCACCGCGCTCATCGCCATGTTCATGTGGCCGCGCGTGCGCAAACGCTGGCGGCTCATCTGGGCGGCCTACGCGCTGACCATGGCGTTCGCCCTGGTCTACACCGCCGAGCACTACGTGTTCGACATCCTCATCGGCTGGGCGCTGGCCGTGGCGGTGCTGCGGCTCTGCCCGCCGGTGGACCGGTGGTGGGACCGCACCGCGCCGAAGGTGTCCGCGCGGTTCAGTGCATGGCGCACGCGGCGGGCACGGGCGGGCGCGCCGGTCGAAGGGGCCGGCGCTGTGGACGCGGCTGCCGCGGGTGCCGATGCGGGCGGGGCCGGCGCACGTGACGCCTGAAGTTGGAACTGCACCGCACCGCTCCGCGACCTGGGAGTATCGGCACGGAAACAGTGCCCGCCCGATCAGGAGGACCCGGTGACCGAAGAGCAGACCACGGCGGACGTGCCCGCGAACGCGAAGCGGGTGCGGGAGGAGGACGTGTTCGACGTGGACGCGGTGACGCGGTGGCTGGGCGCGACCGCGGGGATCACCGGCACCCCCGAGGTGCGCCAGTTCGCGGGCGGCGCATCCAACCTCACCTACCTGCTGCGCTATCCGGACCGTGACCTGGTGCTGCGCCGACCGCCGGCGGGGGCGAAGCCGGCGTCGGGCCATGACATGCACCGCGAGTTCCGGATCCAGCAGCTGCTCGCACCCGCGTTTCCGCACGTGCCGGCGATGGTGGGACTGTGCACCGACCCGGCGGTTCTGGGCAGCGACTTCTACGTGATGGAGCGCGTGCACGGCACGATCCTGCGGGGCGACGCCGAGGTCTCGCTCACCCCCGCGCAGACCGGCACCCTGTGCACCCGGATGGTGGACCTGCTGGTGGAGCTGCACTCCGTCGACCCGGCCGCCACCGGCATCGACGAGTTCAGCCGCGGCCCCGGGTACGTCGCCCGCCAGGTGTCGGGCTGGACCCGCCGGTTCGCGAAGGCCCGCACCGACAACGTCCCCGACTTCGCCACGGTGACCGAGTGGCTGGACGCCCACCAGCCGGACGACGTGCGCCAGGCGGTGATCCACGGCGACTTCCGGCTGGACAACCTGCTGCTGGGGCCCGAGTCGGACACCGACCCGGCGCCGCTCCGCCCGGTGGCGGTGCTCGACTGGGAGCTGGCGACGGTGGGCGACCCGCTGATGGACCTGGGCGCCACGCTCGCCTACTGGGTGCAGGCCGACGACGAGCCGATGATGCGCCTGACCAAGCGCCAGCCCTCCGACCTGCCGGGCATGCTCACCCGCGAGCAGATCGTGCAGCGCTACCTCGACGCCACCGGGCTGCACACCGACAACTGGCGGTTCTACGAGGTGTACGGGCTGTTCCGGCTGGCTGTGATCGCGCAGCAGATCTACTTCCGCTACCACCACGGGCAGACCACCAACCCGGCTTTCCAGGACTTCTGGCAACTCGTGGCCTACCTGGAGCAGCGGTGCCGCCGGCTTATCGCGGAGTAGGAAGCGGTCGACGAGCAGGCGGCGTGGGCTGAGCGGCCTGCCCCGTGGCTCACTCGAAACCTCACTCCCCGTAGTGGTATCGGCACGCGGCGACGCGGATCTCGTCGCCGGTCATCTTGTACACCAACCGGTGCTCCAGGGTGATCCGCCGCGACCAGTAACCCTGGAATCCGTGTCTGAGCTGCTCGGGCTTCCCGATGCCCTCATTGCCGTTCCACTGGATATCGCGGATCAGCGCATTGATGCGCTTGAGCGTCTTGCGGTCCTGCGCCTGCCACCACAGGTAGTCATCCCACGCCGACTCGTCCCAGACCAGCCTCATTCGGCGAGATCCCGCTCGACCCCTTCTCCCGATTCGAGCCGCTCGATGGAGGCGAGGAGGCGACGCGCATTTTCTGGACTCTTGAGCAGGTACGCGGTCTCCTTGAGGGACTCGTACTCGTCGAGAGCCACCATCACCACCGGGTCGCGGCCCGCACGCGTGACGATGACCTCCTCGCGATCGTCGATGACGCTGTCAAGCGTCTCCGCGTACCGCGCCCGGGATTCCGAATAGGAGATCGTCCGCACTGCCCACCGCCTCGCCCGTCGCCGCTCCACACCGGAGCGCCATCACGTACAGGATATTGTACGCGAGATCGGCGTAGTGCGCCCTGCGCTTCCCTCGCCCGCCTCGGGCATCCCGGCAGGTCCTCACCTACCCGCGTTGGGTGGACTTTTGGCTGAAATTCCGAGCGTTTCCAGCCAAAAGTCCACCCAACGCCGGGGCGCTCGCGGCTACGAACCGCCAGCATCACCCGCTGCCCGCTCCCCCGGCCCCGGCAGCCGCAGCGGCAGCAGCGCCGCCAGCCCCGCGCCGATCACGATCAGCAGGCCGACGATGCCGGCCCGGTCCGCGCCGAACAGCCACGAGAACAGCCCGAACAGAGCCGGCGCCAGGAACGACACCGCGCGACCGGACGTGGCGTAGAGCCCGAACATCTGGCCCTCCCCGCCGGGCGGCGACAGCCGCGCCATCGCCGACCGCGCCGACGCCTGCGCCGGGCCGATGAACAGGCACAGCACCAGCCCGCACGCCCAGAACGCCACCGGCCCCGACGACGCGAGCAGCCCCACGCCCACCACCATCATCGCCGCCAGCGAGAACACGATCACCGGCTTGGCGCCCACCCGCTCCTCGCACTGGCCGCCTGCCACCGCACCGACGGCGGCGACGACGTTGGCGGCCACGCCGAACATGAGCACGTCCGACGACGAGACGCCGTACACCCCCACGCCCAGCACCGCGCCGAAGGTGAACACCCCCGCCAGCCCGTCGCGGAACAGCGCCGACGCGCCGAGGAACCCGAGCGTGCGCCGGTCCGTGCGCCACAGCCCGCGCAGGTCGGCGAACAGCGCCCGGTAGGCGCCGGCCACGTCCGCGAGCCGCCCCCGGACGCCGCGCCCGGGCGGCGTCGTCTCCGTCGCGGGCACCTCCGGGACCACCACGAACAGCGGCACCGCGAAGGCGACGAACCACACCGCGGCGAACAGCACCACCAGGCGGATGTTCATGCCGTCGGCGCTCGGCAGCCCCAGCAGCCCGCGGGTGTCCCCGTCGCCGGTGATGAAACCCGCGTACACGAGCAGCAGCAGCACGACGCCGCCCACGTAGCCCGCCGACCAGCCGATCCCGGACACCCGCCCCTGCGTCTCGGGCGTGGAGACCTGCCGCAGCATCGCGTAGTAGGGGACGTTGGCCAGCTCCGCCATCACCGACGCCGACGCCAGCAGCACCAGCCCCAGGAAGAAGTACGGCTCGGAATCGCGGACGAAGAACATCGCGACCATCAGCGTGATCGTGCACAGGGTGAGGACGGCGAGCGAGCGCTTGCGCCGTCCCCGCGCGTCGGCTCGCCCGCCCATGATCGGCGCCGTCACCGCCAGGACGAACCCGGCGACGCCCAGCCCCCACCCCAGCCAGGCGCTCGACGAGATGCCGCCCGGCGAGTCCTCCCCCACCTGGTCCGTGAGGTACACCGAGAACACGAACGTGAACACCACCGCGTTGAACGCCGCCGCGCCCGCGTCCCACGACGACCACGCGAGGACGGAGCGCCGCCCCGTCGGCGCCGCCCCGCGCGAGGTCCCCGTCATAGGTGCAGCCTATGGCGCGGCGGCGGTAGCGTGCGACCATGTCCGCCGCATACGCGCCCGGCACCCCGTGCTGGGTGGACACGATGAGTTCCGACTTCGACGGCGCCGTGCGCTTCTACTCCGGCCTGCTGGGGTGGGAGGCCGAGGTGGACGACTGCGACGCGGCCGCCGCGCGCTGCCGGGACCTCGGCGGCACCGGCGACCGTGCGTCCGCCGACTCGCCCCACGGCCGGCTCGCCGGGGTGCGCGACACCACGGGGGCCGCGTTCCACATCATCGCGCAGGGCGGCTGACCGGGCGGGCGCCCGCAGCCGCTACGCGCGTCCGGCCGGGTCCACCGCCTCGGATTCGCGCACGGGCGGCGGCGGGGTGCCGTCGCCGAAGGGCCGCCCGCCCAGTTCTTCACGCCCGTGCGGGGTGAGCCACACCGAGGTGTCGGGCCCCAGCGGCACGATCCCCGTGGGGTTCACGTCGCGGTGGACGATGTAGTAGTGCTGCTTGATCTGCCGGAAGTCGGTGGTGTCGCCGAAGCCGGGCGTCTGGAACAGGTCGCGCGCGTACGCCCACAGCACCGGCATCTCGGTGAGCTTGGTGCGGTTGCACTTGAAGTGCCCGTGGTAGACGGCGTCGAACCGGGCGAGCGTGGTGAACAGGCGCACGTCGGCCTCGGTGATGGTGTCGCCCATGAGGAACCGGCGCGTCGACAGCCGCTCGGACAGCTCGTCGAGCCGCGCGAACAGCGCCAGGAACGCCGCGTCGTACGCCTCCTGTGATCCGGCGAACCCCGCCTTGTACACCCCGTTGTTCACGTCGACGTGGATGGTCTGCATCAGCGCGTCCATCTCGTCGCGCATGCCCTCCGGGTAGAGCTCCGGCGCGCCGTCACGGTGCAGGGCCGTCCACTGCGTGGAGAAATCGAGCGTCATCTGCTTGAAGTCGTTGGTGACCACCTTGCCGCTGGACTCCTCGACGATCGCCGGCACCGTGATGCCGCGCGGGTAGTCGGGGTACCGCGCGAAGTACGCGTCCTGCAGGCGCGGGATCTTCAGCACCGGGTCGACGCCGCCCGGGTCCAAGTCGAAGGTCCAGCTGCGCTGGTCGTGGGTGGGTCCGCACAGCCCCAGCGACAGCGCGTCCTCGAGCCCCAGCAGCCGGCGGACGATCAGCGTGCGATTGGCCCACGGGCAGGCGCGCGCCGCGACGAGGCGGTAGCGCCCGGCCTCCACCGGCCAGCCGGATGCGCCGTCGGCGGTGATGCGGTCGCTGATGTAGTTCTCGTCGCGCGTGAAGGCCGCGCCCTCCTCCACGTACGTGCCCTGGCCCGCATCGCCTCGCTGGTCGTCGCCCATTGCGATCGCCTCCGTTCCTGTCCGTGGAGAGCCGTCGGCAAGCGGCTTCGACGCGCCGCCGCCTACGACACCGCCTTCAGCCTAGGCCGCGCGGTTAGGTTCGGGGGATGGACGCACACGAGTGGGACGATCGCTACAGCGCACAGGAACTCGTCTGGGGCGCTCCGCCCAACGAGGTGGTGGTGGAGCTGGCCACCGGCCTTCCGGCGGGCCGCGCCGTGGACCTCGGCTGCGGGGAGGGCCGCAACGCGCTGTGGCTGGCGACCCGCGGCTGGGCGGTCGAGGGCATCGACTTCTCCGGCGTGGCGCTGGACAAGGCCCGGCGCATCGCGGCGGCGGCCCCGGCTGCGGTGGCCGAGCGGCTGACCTGGACGGAGGCCGATCTCACCACCGCGGACCTGGGGACCGGCGTCGACCTGATGCTGGTCGGCTACATCCACCTGCCGTCGGATGAGCGTCCGCGACTGCTGCGGCGCACGCAGGACGCCCTGGCCCCGGGCGGCGCGCTGCTGGTGCTGGGGCACCACAGCCGCAACATCGACGAGGGCGTCGGCGGTCCGCAGGATCCGGACATCCTCTTCACTCCCGACGACATCACCGCGCTTCTCGACGAGGACATGCAGGTGGGCTTCGCACGCGAGCTGTTCCGTGAGACCTCCGGAGGCACCGCCATCGACACGCTGGTCTTCGCGCGCAAGCCGTGACCCGCGGAGGTCCGCATCCGGCACAGGTCCCATTGCCGGCTCAGCGCAGTGTTCTTTCGGTCACGAGTGCGCACATCGCCGGCCCAAGCTGCGCCGCCGTCATCCCCGTGGCCTGCCGGTTCGCCATTGACAACGCGCCTATACACCACAATCGCAATCTGAGCAATCCCTCATGTTTGCGCACCGGACGAAACGGAGTAGCCTGAGCAGTAAGTTACTCGTCGGTAGAGTGGATGTGCGCGGCTCACACCGGGCAGACCCGCCTACGGCGCCGAACCTCCGGCTCGACGTCGACGCGTAGCACCGACACCCGCATTCCGCAGGCGCACCGCCCGCGGAACGGCACTCCACAACTCGACAACGACGAACACCACCGCACGGCGCACCGCCACCGGGCACTATCGGATGGACCACCACCCGCCGGCCGGGGCGCCTGCCAGCCGAGTCAAGGCTTGTCACGAGGAAGCGAAGACATGGGCCATTTCAAGAGCAACACCCGCGATATCGAGTTCAACCTCTTCGAGGACCTGAAAGTCCAGGAGCCGATGTCCCAGGGCGCCTGGGGCGATCTCGACGAGGACACCGCGCGCACGATGATCTCCGAGGTCGCCAAGCTCGCCGAGGGCCCCCTCGGCGAGGCCTACGCGGACGCGGACCGCAACCCGCCCACCTTCGACCCCGCCACCCACGAGGTCACGCTGCCCGAGGGCTTCAAGAAGTCCTTCCGCACCATGTGGGACGCGGAGTACTACCGCATGGGCCTGCCGGAGGAGATCGGCGGCGTCCCCGCCCCCCGCGTGCTCGGGTGGAGCCTCAACGAGATGATGCTCGGCGCCCAGCCGGCCGCCTTCATGTACGCGGCGGGCCCGTCGTTCGCCGGCGTGCTGTTCGAGAACGGCACGGACGAGCAGAAGAAGTGGGCGGAGGCCTGCGTCGAGCGCGGCTGGGGCGCCACCATGGTGCTCACCGAGCCGGATGCCGGTTCCGACGTGGGCGCCGGCCGCACCAAGGCGATCAAGCAGGACGACGGCACCTGGCACATCGAGGGCGTCAAACGGTTCATCACCTCGGCCGACTCCGACGACCTGTTCGAGAACATCTTCCACCTGGTGCTCGCCCGGCCCGAGGGCGCCGGCCCCGGCACCAAGGGCCTGAGCCTGTTCTTCGTGCCCAAGTTCCACTTCGACTTCGACGGCAACGAGATGGGCGAGCGCAACGGCGTGTTCGTCACCGGCGTCGAGCACAAGATGGGCCTGAAGGCCTCCGCCACCTGCGAGGTCACCTTCGGCGGGCACGACGTCCCGGCCGTGGGCTGGCTGGTCGGCGAGGTCCACAACGGCATCGCCCAGATGTTCGACGTGATCGAGCACGCCCGCATGATGGTGGGCACCAAGGCCATCGGCACGCTGTCCACCGGGTACCTCAACGCCCTCGAGTACGCCAAGGAGCGAGTCCAGGGCTCCGACCTGACCCAGATGACCGACAAGTCCGCGCCGCGCGTGACCATCACGCACCACCCGGACGTGCGTCGGGCCCTGATGATGCAGAAGGCCTACGCGGAGGGCATGCGGTCCGTCTACCTGTACACGGCCGCCCACCAGGACGAGGCGATGGCCGAGTTCACCTCGGGCGCCGACGCCCAGACCGCCCACCGCGTGAACGACCTGCTGCTGCCCATCGTCAAGGGCGTGGGCTCGGAGCGCGCCTACCAGTACCTGACCGACAGCCTGCAGACGCTCGGCGGGTCGGGGTTCCTGCAGGACTACCCGCTCGAGCAGTACATCCGCGACGCCAAGATCGACTCGCTCTACGAGGGCACCACCGCGATCCAGGCGCAGGACTTCTTCTTCCGCAAGATCGCGCGCGACCGCGGCGCGGCCCTCGCCCACGTGGCCGGCCAGATCAAGGCGTTCATCGACTCCCCGGACGCCGACGGCCGCCTCAAGGGCGAGCGCGTGCAGCTTGCCACCGCGATGGAGGACGTGCAGGGCATGGTCACCACCATGACCGGCTGGCTCATGGGCGCCCAGGAGCAGCCCGCCGAGCTGTACAAGGTGGGCCTGGCGTCGGTGCGGTTCCTGATGTCCTTCGGCGACCTGCTCGTGGGCTGGCGGCTGCTGCACCAGGCGGAGGTCGCCCTCGCCGCCCTCGACGGCGACGCGGCCGACAAGGACCGCGCGTTCTACGAGGGCAAGGTGGGCGTCGCCCAGTTCTTCGCGCGCAACGTGCTGCCGGAGCTCACGGCCAACCGCAAGATCGTCGAGAACACCGACGGCGAGGTCATGGAGCTCGACGAGGCCGCATTCTGAGCCACTGACCCGATAGTCCCCCGCGGCCCGGCGACCTCGTCGCCGGGCCGCGTTCGGGTCCGGCGCACGCCGAGCGAACCGGCGGGCCGGCCGGTATCTTCACGCCCGACGCCCCACCCACGTGATCGAAAGGACGCCGGCGTGTCCGCCGAACAGCCCGATACCGCCGACACCACCGAAATCCCCGAAGCCCCCGCCAGGCCCGTCGCCATCGCCGCGGACGGACTGCACGCCACGGGGCCCGACGGACCGGTGTTCGGCCCCGTCGACCTCCGCATCGCCGAGGGCGGGCTGCACATCCTGCAGAGCCCCTCCGGCTCGGGGCGCACCGCGCTGTTGCTGGCGCTGGCCGGACGATTCAAGGTGGATGCCGGGACCCTGACGGTGCTCGGCGCGCGCCGCCCGTCGGAGATCCGCCGATCCACGGCCCTCGCCGGTTTCCGCGACATCGACGAGATCGACGATGCGGTGCGGGTGCGCGCGGTGGTCCGCGAACAGCTGGCCTGGAACTCCCCCTGGTACCGGCCCGCCCCGCGCTTCGACGACGGCGCCTATTCGCGCCTGACGCTGCCCGTGTTCGGGGAGCTGGCGCCGCCCTCGCCCGCCGCCTACATCCAGGACCTCGGCGAGCTCGAGCTGCTGCTGCTCCGGATCGCCCTGGCCCTGTCCGCTTCCGACGCGCGGGTGCTCCTGGTGGACGACCTCGAGCAGGTCCGCGACCTCGGCGAACAGGCCGTGCTGGCGCGCAGGCTGGCCGCCGTCGGCGAACACCGCACCGTCGTCGCCTCCGCCATCAACCCGCTGCCCCATCCCGCACCGCCGCACACCCTCCACGTGCCGGACGCCGTCGCGCCCGCACCCCGGCAGAAAGGCGCCTGATCCATGCTCGCCGGATTCGCGATCGGCACCGAGCTCAAGCGCTTCGGCAAGGGCCGGATGCCCAAGGTGGCGCTGGTCGCCATCGTCTTCATGCCGCTGCTCTACGGCGCCCTGTACCTGTGGGCTTTCTGGAACCCGTTCGGCGAGGTCGCCAAACTGCCGGTGGCCCTGGTCAACAGCGACCGGGGCGCGGTGGTCCAGGGGCAGCCGCTCAACGCGGGCCAGGAGGTCGCCGACGAACTGCTCCGGCGCGAGGACCTGGACTGGCGGCAGGTCTCGCCGCAGGCGGCCCGGCAGGGCGTGGAGGACGGCGACTACTACTTCGCCGTCGAGCTGCCGGAGGACTTCAGCGCGGCGGTGGGCTCGCCGATGTCCGCCGATCCGCACCAGGCGCAGATCGACGTGCTCTTCAACGACGCCAACAACTACCTCGGCACGATCATCGGCCAGAACGCCATGCACCAGCTGCAACTGGCGGTGAGCCAGAACATCAGCGGCCAGGCCGTGGACAAGGTCCTCGTCGGGCTGCAGTCCGCCGGTGAAGGGCTCACGCAGGCCGCCGACGGGGCGCAACGACTGGCCGACGGGGCCGCGCAGCTCGATGACGGCGCCGGCGAGCTCGATGACGGCGCGCACACGCTGTCCGACGGCATCGACACCGCGTACTCGGGTTCCGGGGAGCTGTCCACCGGCGCGCAGACCCTCTCCGAGGGCATCGACACCGCCGCCGGCGGGGTCCAGGCGCTCACCGGCGGGCTCGGCCGGCTCAGCGCCGGCACCGAGCAGCTCGGGGCGGGGGCCGGCCAGATCAGCGCCGGCGTGGACCAGGTGGTGGGCATGCTCGACCCCCTCGGTCAGGCGCAGACCGACGCGGCGCGGTCCGTGGCACAGGTGGCGGACATGCTCCGCGCCAACCCGGACCCCG
This window contains:
- a CDS encoding class I SAM-dependent methyltransferase, encoding MDAHEWDDRYSAQELVWGAPPNEVVVELATGLPAGRAVDLGCGEGRNALWLATRGWAVEGIDFSGVALDKARRIAAAAPAAVAERLTWTEADLTTADLGTGVDLMLVGYIHLPSDERPRLLRRTQDALAPGGALLVLGHHSRNIDEGVGGPQDPDILFTPDDITALLDEDMQVGFARELFRETSGGTAIDTLVFARKP
- a CDS encoding acyl-CoA dehydrogenase — its product is MGHFKSNTRDIEFNLFEDLKVQEPMSQGAWGDLDEDTARTMISEVAKLAEGPLGEAYADADRNPPTFDPATHEVTLPEGFKKSFRTMWDAEYYRMGLPEEIGGVPAPRVLGWSLNEMMLGAQPAAFMYAAGPSFAGVLFENGTDEQKKWAEACVERGWGATMVLTEPDAGSDVGAGRTKAIKQDDGTWHIEGVKRFITSADSDDLFENIFHLVLARPEGAGPGTKGLSLFFVPKFHFDFDGNEMGERNGVFVTGVEHKMGLKASATCEVTFGGHDVPAVGWLVGEVHNGIAQMFDVIEHARMMVGTKAIGTLSTGYLNALEYAKERVQGSDLTQMTDKSAPRVTITHHPDVRRALMMQKAYAEGMRSVYLYTAAHQDEAMAEFTSGADAQTAHRVNDLLLPIVKGVGSERAYQYLTDSLQTLGGSGFLQDYPLEQYIRDAKIDSLYEGTTAIQAQDFFFRKIARDRGAALAHVAGQIKAFIDSPDADGRLKGERVQLATAMEDVQGMVTTMTGWLMGAQEQPAELYKVGLASVRFLMSFGDLLVGWRLLHQAEVALAALDGDAADKDRAFYEGKVGVAQFFARNVLPELTANRKIVENTDGEVMELDEAAF
- a CDS encoding ATP-binding cassette domain-containing protein; this translates as MSAEQPDTADTTEIPEAPARPVAIAADGLHATGPDGPVFGPVDLRIAEGGLHILQSPSGSGRTALLLALAGRFKVDAGTLTVLGARRPSEIRRSTALAGFRDIDEIDDAVRVRAVVREQLAWNSPWYRPAPRFDDGAYSRLTLPVFGELAPPSPAAYIQDLGELELLLLRIALALSASDARVLLVDDLEQVRDLGEQAVLARRLAAVGEHRTVVASAINPLPHPAPPHTLHVPDAVAPAPRQKGA